Proteins encoded by one window of Actinocorallia herbida:
- the pyrR gene encoding bifunctional pyr operon transcriptional regulator/uracil phosphoribosyltransferase PyrR, with protein sequence MTAAQSQDAPYKAVLEAPEIRRALTRIAHEILERTKGGSDVVLLGIQTRGVNLARMLAERFHEVEGLDIPCGSLDVTMYRDDLRMKPARALTKTELPAEGIDDKTVVLVDDVLYSGRTIRAALDALNDLGRPRAVQLAVLVDRGHRELPIRADYVGKNLPTSSQETVRVLLHDVDGRDAVLLGPKGDGK encoded by the coding sequence GTGACCGCTGCCCAAAGCCAGGACGCGCCCTACAAGGCGGTCCTGGAGGCCCCGGAGATCCGCCGGGCGCTCACCCGTATCGCGCACGAGATCCTCGAACGCACCAAGGGCGGCTCCGACGTCGTCCTGCTGGGCATCCAGACGCGGGGAGTGAACCTCGCGAGGATGCTCGCCGAGCGCTTCCACGAGGTCGAAGGCCTCGACATCCCCTGCGGATCGCTCGACGTGACGATGTACCGGGACGACCTGCGCATGAAGCCCGCGCGGGCCCTGACCAAGACCGAGCTCCCCGCCGAGGGCATCGACGACAAGACCGTCGTGCTCGTCGACGACGTGCTCTACTCCGGCCGCACGATCCGCGCGGCCCTGGACGCCCTCAACGATCTCGGCCGCCCGCGCGCCGTCCAGCTCGCCGTGCTGGTGGACCGCGGCCACCGGGAGCTGCCCATCCGGGCCGACTACGTGGGCAAGAACCTGCCGACGTCCAGCCAGGAGACGGTCCGCGTCCTCCTGCACGACGTCGACGGGCGCGACGCGGTCCTGCTGGGGCCGAAGGGGGACGGCAAGTGA
- a CDS encoding aspartate carbamoyltransferase catalytic subunit, protein MKRHLISAKDLTRDDALLVLDTAEELARVSGRSVKKLPTLRGLTVVNLFFEDSTRTRISFEAAAKRLSADVINFSAKGSSVSKGESLKDTALTLEAMGADAVVIRHGASGAPYRLADWINGNVINAGDGTHEHPTQALLDAYTMRRHLGSLDGRKITIVGDVLHSRVARSNVLLLSTLGAEVTLVAPPTLLPVSVGTWPCKVSYDLDSVLAKSDAVMMLRVQRERMNAAYFPTVREYSRRYGLSAERYSHLPEHAIVMHPGPMNRGVEIAAEVADSARSTIVEQVGNGVSVRMAVLYLLLGGAQPAIGADK, encoded by the coding sequence GTGAAGCGGCATCTGATCTCCGCCAAGGACCTGACCCGCGACGACGCGCTGCTGGTCCTCGACACCGCCGAGGAGCTGGCCCGGGTCAGCGGACGCTCGGTGAAGAAGCTGCCGACGCTGCGCGGCCTCACGGTGGTCAACCTCTTCTTCGAGGACTCCACCCGCACCCGCATCTCCTTCGAGGCGGCGGCCAAGCGGCTGTCGGCCGACGTCATCAACTTCTCGGCCAAGGGCTCCAGCGTGTCCAAAGGCGAATCGCTGAAGGACACCGCGCTGACCCTCGAGGCGATGGGCGCCGACGCCGTCGTCATCCGGCACGGCGCGTCCGGCGCGCCCTACCGGCTCGCCGACTGGATCAACGGCAACGTCATCAACGCCGGCGACGGCACCCACGAGCACCCCACGCAGGCGCTGCTCGACGCCTACACGATGCGCCGCCACCTGGGCTCCCTGGACGGCCGCAAGATCACCATCGTGGGCGACGTCCTGCACAGCCGGGTCGCGCGCTCCAACGTGCTGCTGCTGTCCACGCTGGGCGCCGAGGTCACCCTGGTGGCCCCGCCGACCCTCCTGCCCGTCTCGGTCGGCACCTGGCCGTGCAAGGTCTCCTACGACCTCGACTCGGTGCTGGCCAAGAGCGACGCGGTGATGATGCTGCGCGTCCAGCGCGAGCGCATGAACGCCGCCTACTTCCCGACGGTCCGGGAGTACAGCCGCAGGTACGGCCTGTCCGCCGAGCGGTACTCCCACCTCCCCGAGCACGCCATCGTCATGCACCCGGGCCCGATGAACCGGGGCGTGGAGATCGCCGCCGAGGTCGCCGACTCGGCCCGCTCGACCATCGTCGAGCAGGTCGGCAACGGCGTCAGCGTGCGCATGGCCGTCCTGTACCTCCTGCTGGGCGGCGCCCAGCCCGCGATCGGAGCCGACAAGTGA
- a CDS encoding dihydroorotase has protein sequence MSQYLIRNAAILGGDVRDILIRDGEIAEIGIGIEAPAAEVIDASGLVALPGLVDLHTHLREPGREDNETVQSGTRAAARGGYTAVHAMANTTPVADTAGVVEQVWHLGREFGHCDVHPVGAVTEGLAGKKLAELGAMAESAANVRVFSDDGHCVDDAVIMRRALEYVKAFDGVVAQHAQEPRLTEGAQMNEGEVSDRLGLRGWPAVAEESIIARDCLLAAHVGSRLHVCHVSTAGSVEIVRWAKSKGWNVTAEVTPHHLFLTDACCEHSPLGRSYDPIYKVNPPLRTQADVDALRAGLADGTIDCVATDHAPHAVEDKETEWADAAMGMIGLETALSVVQAAMVDTGLLDWAGLADRMSVKPAEIGRLGGHGRPLESGSPANITLYDPAYRAQVDATTFASKSRNTPYAGLELPGRVVATFLRGRPTVLEGKLV, from the coding sequence GTGAGCCAGTACCTCATCCGGAACGCCGCGATCCTCGGCGGTGACGTCCGGGACATCCTGATCCGGGACGGCGAGATCGCCGAGATCGGCATCGGGATCGAGGCCCCCGCCGCCGAGGTGATCGACGCCTCCGGGCTCGTCGCCCTGCCCGGCCTGGTGGACCTGCACACGCATCTGCGCGAGCCGGGCCGCGAGGACAACGAGACCGTCCAGTCCGGCACCCGCGCGGCCGCCAGGGGCGGCTACACCGCGGTGCACGCGATGGCCAACACCACCCCCGTGGCCGACACGGCGGGCGTCGTCGAGCAGGTCTGGCACCTGGGCCGGGAGTTCGGCCACTGCGACGTGCACCCGGTCGGCGCGGTCACCGAGGGCCTGGCGGGCAAGAAGCTCGCCGAGCTGGGCGCGATGGCGGAGTCCGCGGCGAACGTGCGGGTGTTCTCAGACGACGGCCACTGCGTCGACGACGCGGTCATCATGCGTCGCGCGCTGGAGTACGTGAAGGCGTTCGACGGCGTCGTCGCCCAGCACGCGCAGGAGCCGCGGCTCACCGAGGGCGCCCAGATGAACGAGGGCGAGGTGTCCGACCGGCTCGGCCTTCGCGGCTGGCCCGCGGTCGCCGAGGAGTCGATCATCGCCCGCGACTGCCTGCTGGCCGCACACGTCGGCTCCCGCCTGCACGTGTGCCACGTGTCGACGGCCGGGTCGGTCGAGATCGTGCGGTGGGCCAAGTCCAAGGGCTGGAACGTCACCGCCGAGGTGACCCCGCACCACCTGTTCCTCACCGACGCGTGCTGCGAGCACTCGCCGCTCGGCCGCTCCTACGACCCGATCTACAAGGTCAACCCGCCGCTGCGCACGCAGGCCGACGTGGACGCGCTGCGCGCGGGCCTCGCCGACGGCACCATCGACTGCGTCGCGACGGACCACGCCCCCCACGCGGTGGAGGACAAGGAGACCGAGTGGGCCGACGCGGCCATGGGCATGATCGGCCTGGAGACCGCGCTGAGCGTGGTGCAGGCGGCCATGGTGGACACCGGCCTGCTCGACTGGGCGGGCCTCGCCGACCGCATGTCGGTCAAGCCGGCCGAGATCGGACGCCTGGGCGGCCACGGCCGTCCGCTGGAGTCCGGCTCTCCGGCCAACATCACTTTGTACGACCCGGCCTACCGCGCTCAGGTGGACGCGACCACGTTCGCCTCCAAGAGCCGCAACACCCCGTACGCCGGTCTCGAACTGCCCGGACGGGTCGTCGCCACGTTCCTGCGCGGCCGCCCCACGGTGCTGGAAGGAAAGCTCGTATGA
- the carA gene encoding glutamine-hydrolyzing carbamoyl-phosphate synthase small subunit: MTQAMLVLEDGRVFYGETFGAEGETFGEVVFNTGMTGYQETLTDPSYHRQIVAMTAPHIGNTGVNDLDPESRRIHVAGYVVREPARVASNWRAQRSLDAELKAYGVVGIAMPGTRALTRHLRDRGAMRAAISSVETDPRALHARILASPQMAGADLAAEVATTEPYVVPARGETRFRVAAVDLGIKAMTPYRMAERGCEVTVLPATVTAEQILSLNPDGVFFSNGPGDPSTADRQVEALRGVLGSGTPFFGICFGNQIFGRALGLGTYKLRFGHRGVNQPVQDRRTGRIEISAHNHGFAVDAPLDGPFDTAFGRAEVSHVNLNDGCVEGLRLLDRPAFSVQYHPEAAAGPHDSTVLFDQFCALMQHARNLKEGV, translated from the coding sequence ATGACGCAGGCCATGCTCGTCCTCGAAGACGGACGGGTGTTCTACGGTGAGACGTTCGGCGCCGAGGGGGAGACCTTCGGCGAGGTCGTCTTCAACACCGGGATGACCGGTTACCAGGAGACCCTCACGGACCCCTCCTACCACCGCCAGATCGTGGCGATGACCGCCCCGCACATCGGCAACACCGGCGTGAACGACCTCGACCCGGAGTCCCGCCGGATCCACGTCGCCGGGTACGTCGTGCGCGAGCCCGCCCGGGTGGCGTCCAACTGGCGCGCCCAGCGCTCCCTCGACGCGGAGCTGAAGGCGTACGGCGTCGTCGGCATCGCGATGCCCGGCACCCGCGCGCTCACCCGCCACCTGCGCGACCGCGGCGCGATGCGCGCCGCGATCTCCTCGGTGGAGACCGACCCGCGCGCCCTGCACGCCAGGATCCTCGCCAGCCCGCAGATGGCCGGCGCCGACCTCGCCGCCGAGGTCGCCACCACCGAGCCGTACGTCGTGCCCGCGCGCGGGGAGACCCGATTCCGCGTCGCCGCCGTCGACCTCGGCATCAAGGCGATGACGCCCTACCGGATGGCCGAGCGCGGCTGTGAGGTGACGGTCCTGCCCGCGACCGTCACGGCCGAGCAGATCCTGTCGCTGAACCCCGACGGCGTCTTCTTCTCCAACGGCCCCGGCGACCCGTCCACCGCCGACCGCCAGGTCGAGGCGCTGCGCGGCGTGCTCGGCTCCGGCACCCCGTTCTTCGGCATCTGCTTCGGCAACCAGATCTTCGGCAGGGCGCTCGGCCTCGGCACCTACAAGCTGCGCTTCGGCCACCGGGGCGTGAACCAGCCCGTCCAGGACCGCCGCACCGGCCGGATCGAGATCTCCGCGCACAACCACGGCTTCGCCGTCGACGCGCCGCTGGACGGCCCGTTCGACACCGCGTTCGGCCGCGCCGAGGTCTCCCACGTGAACCTCAACGACGGCTGCGTGGAGGGCCTGCGCCTGCTGGACCGCCCCGCCTTCTCGGTGCAGTACCACCCCGAGGCCGCGGCGGGCCCGCACGACTCGACGGTCCTGTTCGACCAGTTCTGCGCCCTGATGCAGCACGCGCGCAACCTCAAGGAAGGTGTCTGA
- the carB gene encoding carbamoyl-phosphate synthase large subunit yields the protein MPRREDLKSVLIIGSGPIVIGQACEFDYSGTQACRVLKAEGLRVILVNSNPATIMTDPEFADATYVEPITPEVVEKIIAKERPDALLPTLGGQTALNCAVALHEAGVLERYGVELIGANFDAIQRGENREIFKGIVEELGAEVARSLICHTMDEVLAAAGQLGYPLVVRPSFTMGGLGSGFAYDEADLRQIAGAGLAASPTSEVLLEESILGWKEYELELMRDRNDNVVVICSIENLDPMGVHTGDSITVAPALTLTDREYQHMRDVAIAVIRKVGVDTGGCNIQFAVHPSTGRMIVIEMNPRVSRSSALASKATGFPIAKIAARLAVGYTLDEIPNDITKVTPASFEPVLDYIVVKVPRFAFEKFPGADPTLTTHMKSVGEAMAIGRSFPEALQKALRSLEQKGAGFTWGEDVPPLEELLASIKVPHDGRIHEVQQALNAGATIEQVYGITGIDPWFLDQIAGINEVAADIAMADDALTAPKLLRAKRAGFSDAQIAQLRGLNEAVVREVRYALGVRPVYLTVDTCAAEFAATTPYLYSSYDEETEVPQGTKPKVLILGSGPNRIGQGVEFDYSCVHASFTLSEAGYETVMVNCNPETVSTDYDTSDRLYFEPLTLEDVLEVVHAEQQTGTVVGVIVQLGGQTPLGLAQRLKDAGVPIVGTSPESIHLAEDRGAFGQVLAEADLPAPKHGTAVSADEAVSIANEIGYPVLVRPSYVLGGRGMEIVYDDAALVAYMSTATEVSADRPVLVDRFLDDAIEIDVDALYDGEELYLGGVMEHIEEAGIHSGDSACALPPITLGRHDIERIRESTLRLARGIGVRGLMNVQYALSAGVLYVLEANPRASRTVPFVSKATAVSVAKAAARVMLGASIAQLRAEGLLPATGDGGDLPLDAPIAVKEAVLPFNRFRNAQGQGVDTVLGPEMRSTGEVMGIDEVFGTAYAKSQSAAYGSLPTKGRAFVSVANRDKRHMIFPVKRLADLGFEILATEGTAEVLRRNGVRAKIVRKHSEGPGPDGEPTVVRRVMDGEVDLIVNTPFGDGQSGPRLDGYEIRTAAVLRGIPCVTTVQGLAAAVQGIEAVTRGDVGVRSLQEHAQHLRGARNS from the coding sequence ATGCCTCGGCGCGAGGACCTGAAGTCCGTTCTGATCATCGGCTCCGGCCCGATCGTCATCGGCCAGGCGTGCGAGTTCGACTACTCCGGCACCCAGGCGTGCCGCGTGCTCAAGGCCGAGGGCCTGCGGGTCATCCTGGTCAACAGCAACCCCGCGACGATCATGACCGACCCCGAGTTCGCCGACGCCACCTACGTCGAGCCGATCACCCCCGAGGTCGTCGAGAAGATCATCGCCAAGGAGCGCCCCGACGCGCTGCTGCCGACCCTCGGCGGCCAGACCGCGCTCAACTGCGCCGTCGCGCTGCACGAGGCGGGTGTCCTGGAGCGGTACGGGGTCGAGCTGATCGGCGCGAACTTCGACGCCATCCAGCGCGGCGAGAACCGCGAGATCTTCAAGGGCATCGTGGAGGAGCTGGGCGCGGAGGTCGCGCGCAGCCTCATCTGCCACACCATGGACGAGGTGCTGGCCGCCGCCGGGCAGCTCGGCTACCCGCTGGTCGTCCGCCCGTCCTTCACCATGGGCGGCCTGGGCTCCGGCTTCGCTTACGACGAGGCCGACCTCCGCCAGATCGCCGGCGCCGGCCTCGCCGCGTCCCCGACCAGCGAGGTGCTCCTCGAGGAGTCCATCCTCGGCTGGAAGGAGTACGAGCTGGAGCTGATGCGCGACCGCAACGACAACGTGGTGGTCATCTGCTCCATCGAGAACCTCGACCCGATGGGCGTCCACACCGGCGACTCCATCACCGTCGCGCCCGCGCTCACCCTCACCGACCGCGAGTACCAGCACATGCGGGACGTCGCGATCGCCGTCATCCGCAAGGTCGGCGTCGACACCGGCGGCTGCAACATCCAGTTCGCGGTGCACCCCTCGACCGGTCGCATGATCGTCATCGAGATGAACCCGCGGGTGTCGCGCTCCTCGGCGCTGGCGTCCAAGGCCACCGGCTTCCCGATCGCCAAGATCGCCGCCCGCCTGGCCGTCGGCTACACGCTGGACGAGATCCCCAACGACATCACCAAGGTCACCCCGGCCTCCTTCGAGCCGGTCCTCGACTACATCGTCGTCAAGGTGCCGCGGTTCGCGTTCGAGAAGTTCCCCGGCGCCGACCCCACGCTGACCACCCACATGAAGTCCGTCGGCGAGGCGATGGCCATCGGCCGCAGCTTCCCCGAGGCGCTCCAGAAGGCGCTGCGCTCGCTGGAGCAGAAGGGCGCGGGCTTCACCTGGGGCGAGGACGTTCCGCCGCTGGAGGAGCTGCTCGCCTCGATCAAGGTCCCGCACGACGGCCGCATCCACGAGGTGCAGCAGGCGCTGAACGCGGGCGCGACGATCGAGCAGGTCTACGGCATCACCGGCATCGACCCGTGGTTCCTCGACCAGATCGCCGGGATCAACGAGGTCGCCGCCGACATCGCCATGGCCGACGACGCGCTCACCGCGCCGAAGCTGCTCCGCGCCAAGCGCGCGGGCTTCTCCGACGCCCAGATCGCGCAGCTGCGCGGCCTGAACGAGGCGGTCGTCCGCGAGGTCCGCTACGCGCTGGGCGTCCGGCCGGTCTACCTGACCGTCGACACCTGCGCCGCGGAGTTCGCCGCCACGACCCCGTACCTGTACTCCTCCTACGACGAGGAGACCGAGGTCCCGCAGGGCACGAAGCCCAAGGTCCTCATCCTCGGCTCGGGCCCGAACCGCATCGGCCAGGGCGTGGAGTTCGACTACTCCTGCGTCCACGCCTCGTTCACGCTGTCCGAGGCGGGCTACGAGACCGTCATGGTCAACTGCAACCCCGAGACGGTCTCCACCGACTACGACACCTCCGACCGGCTCTACTTCGAGCCGCTCACCCTGGAGGACGTCCTGGAGGTCGTCCACGCCGAGCAGCAGACCGGCACGGTCGTGGGCGTCATCGTCCAGCTCGGCGGGCAGACCCCGCTCGGCCTCGCGCAGCGGCTCAAGGACGCGGGCGTGCCGATCGTCGGCACCAGCCCCGAGTCCATCCACCTCGCCGAGGACCGCGGCGCGTTCGGCCAGGTGCTCGCCGAGGCGGACCTGCCCGCGCCCAAGCACGGCACCGCGGTCTCCGCCGACGAGGCCGTGTCGATCGCCAACGAGATCGGCTACCCCGTCCTCGTCCGGCCGTCCTACGTGCTCGGCGGGCGCGGCATGGAGATCGTCTACGACGACGCCGCCCTCGTGGCCTACATGTCCACCGCGACCGAGGTCAGCGCCGACCGGCCCGTCCTGGTCGACCGCTTCCTCGACGACGCGATCGAGATCGACGTGGACGCCCTGTACGACGGCGAGGAGCTGTACCTCGGCGGCGTCATGGAGCACATCGAGGAGGCCGGCATCCACTCCGGCGACTCCGCGTGCGCGCTCCCGCCGATCACGCTCGGCCGGCACGACATCGAGCGGATCCGCGAGTCCACGCTGCGCCTCGCGCGCGGCATCGGCGTGCGCGGCCTGATGAACGTCCAGTACGCACTGTCCGCGGGCGTCCTGTACGTCCTGGAGGCCAACCCGCGCGCCTCCCGGACCGTCCCGTTCGTCTCCAAGGCGACCGCGGTGTCGGTCGCCAAGGCGGCCGCCCGGGTCATGCTCGGCGCCTCGATCGCGCAGCTGCGCGCCGAGGGCCTCCTGCCCGCGACCGGCGACGGGGGAGACCTGCCCCTGGACGCCCCCATCGCGGTCAAGGAGGCGGTGCTGCCGTTCAACCGGTTCCGCAACGCCCAAGGCCAGGGCGTCGACACGGTCCTCGGCCCGGAGATGCGCTCGACCGGCGAGGTCATGGGCATCGACGAGGTCTTCGGCACCGCCTACGCCAAGTCCCAGTCCGCGGCCTACGGCTCCCTGCCGACGAAGGGACGGGCGTTCGTCTCGGTCGCCAACCGGGACAAGCGGCACATGATCTTCCCGGTCAAGCGGCTGGCGGACCTCGGTTTTGAGATTCTTGCCACCGAGGGAACCGCGGAGGTGCTGCGGCGCAACGGCGTCCGTGCCAAGATCGTCCGTAAGCACAGCGAGGGCCCCGGGCCGGACGGCGAACCCACCGTCGTGCGGCGCGTCATGGACGGCGAAGTGGATCTCATCGTCAATACTCCGTTCGGCGACGGCCAGTCCGGGCCGCGGCTCGACGGCTACGAGATCCGCACCGCCGCGGTACTGCGCGGCATCCCCTGCGTGACCACCGTGCAGGGCCTCGCCGCCGCCGTCCAGGGCATCGAGGCGGTGACGCGCGGTGACGTGGGCGTCCGCTCCCTCCAGGAGCACGCACAGCACCTGCGCGGCGCCCGCAACTCCTAG
- a CDS encoding dihydroorotate dehydrogenase electron transfer subunit, which yields MTVVAPAVAERFRPGQFVAVAVGGEHTSLLARRCLPVYEVKPDYGGTVEFVFSADDPGSRWLASRRSRDALDLIGPLGRPFPLPRDPAACLLIGGAHGSSGLFALADALRQRDCKVHFVLAAPHAHQVYGALSAQRIGDSSTVITRDGSLGTAGMLPDLLPGIIDRTEADVIYAAGPTGLLSAVSGIASALGIPCQVSLGELLGETGACGIGVCASCVLPVIGDDGHTRMVRACVEGPVLRGERIRWNDLGTIPLDALGGPRAPQTALEAAP from the coding sequence ATGACCGTCGTGGCGCCCGCGGTGGCCGAGAGGTTCCGGCCCGGCCAGTTCGTCGCGGTCGCCGTCGGCGGCGAGCACACCTCGCTGCTCGCGCGGCGCTGTCTGCCCGTCTACGAGGTGAAGCCCGACTACGGCGGCACCGTCGAGTTCGTCTTCTCCGCCGACGACCCGGGCAGCCGGTGGCTGGCCTCCCGCCGCTCCCGCGACGCGCTGGACCTCATCGGCCCGCTGGGCCGCCCGTTCCCGCTGCCGCGCGACCCGGCCGCGTGCCTGCTCATCGGCGGCGCGCACGGCTCGTCCGGGTTGTTCGCGCTGGCCGACGCGCTGCGGCAGCGCGACTGCAAGGTGCACTTCGTGCTGGCCGCCCCGCACGCCCACCAGGTGTACGGGGCGCTCAGCGCCCAGCGGATCGGCGACAGCTCCACCGTCATCACCCGCGACGGCTCCCTCGGCACCGCGGGGATGCTCCCCGACCTGCTCCCCGGCATCATCGACCGGACCGAGGCCGACGTGATCTACGCCGCGGGGCCGACGGGGCTGCTCAGCGCCGTCAGCGGCATCGCCTCGGCCCTCGGCATCCCCTGCCAGGTCAGCCTCGGCGAACTGCTCGGCGAGACCGGCGCCTGCGGCATCGGCGTGTGCGCGTCGTGCGTGCTGCCGGTCATCGGCGACGACGGCCACACCCGCATGGTCCGCGCCTGCGTCGAAGGCCCCGTGCTGCGCGGCGAGCGCATCCGCTGGAACGACCTCGGCACCATCCCCCTGGACGCCCTGGGCGGCCCACGCGCCCCCCAGACCGCCCTGGAGGCGGCACCTTGA
- a CDS encoding dihydroorotate dehydrogenase — MDLSTRIGAVTLANPLLTASGCGGTGRELSPYTDLARLGAFTTATVMGRPRAGRPTPRIAETPSGLLNAMGLPGPGLDAFLARDLPWLAGHDVSVVVSVGGSSVQEFAEIAGRLAASPAARPIVGVEVNVACPNAEDRGRMFAASPAAAADVVRAVRGAIHRDVPVLAKLSPDVTDIATIALACADAGATGLSLINTVSGLAIDPATLRPALSGVAGGLSGPALRPVALRCVYQVHAAIPELPIIGGGGVATGSDALEFLVAGATAVSVGTTLLHDPSAPQRILRELEEALAARGMARPGDAVGLAHRPASAGPQIARPRTRIEEFS, encoded by the coding sequence GTGGACCTGAGCACCCGGATCGGCGCCGTCACGCTCGCCAACCCGCTGCTCACCGCGTCCGGCTGCGGCGGGACCGGCCGTGAGCTGTCCCCCTACACCGACCTGGCCCGGCTCGGCGCCTTCACGACCGCGACGGTCATGGGCCGCCCGCGCGCGGGCCGGCCGACGCCCCGGATCGCCGAGACGCCCAGCGGGCTGCTCAACGCGATGGGGCTGCCCGGACCGGGACTCGACGCGTTCCTCGCCCGGGACCTGCCCTGGCTCGCGGGCCACGACGTGTCCGTCGTCGTCTCGGTCGGCGGCAGCAGCGTGCAGGAGTTCGCCGAGATCGCCGGGCGGCTCGCCGCCTCGCCCGCGGCCCGTCCGATCGTCGGGGTCGAGGTCAACGTCGCCTGCCCCAACGCCGAAGACCGGGGCCGCATGTTCGCGGCCTCGCCCGCGGCCGCGGCGGACGTCGTCCGCGCGGTGCGCGGCGCAATTCATCGGGACGTCCCGGTATTGGCCAAGCTTTCGCCGGACGTGACAGATATCGCGACCATTGCACTGGCCTGTGCCGACGCCGGGGCGACCGGTTTGTCACTCATCAACACGGTCTCCGGACTCGCCATTGATCCGGCCACATTGCGCCCGGCTCTCAGCGGCGTCGCCGGCGGCCTTTCCGGGCCCGCGCTGCGGCCCGTCGCGCTGCGCTGCGTCTACCAGGTCCACGCCGCGATCCCCGAGCTGCCGATCATCGGCGGCGGCGGCGTCGCCACCGGGTCCGACGCCCTGGAGTTCCTCGTGGCGGGCGCGACCGCCGTCTCGGTCGGCACCACCCTCCTGCACGACCCGTCGGCCCCCCAGCGCATCCTCAGGGAGCTGGAGGAGGCCCTCGCGGCCCGGGGGATGGCCCGGCCGGGCGACGCCGTCGGGCTGGCCCACCGGCCCGCCTCGGCGGGACCGCAGATCGCGCGCCCGCGCACCCGTATCGAGGAGTTCTCATGA
- the pyrF gene encoding orotidine-5'-phosphate decarboxylase translates to MKPAPIAVALDTDDIATAVRWTGQVAPHVSTVKVGLELYLRYGREVVTRVREAGGERLFLDLKLHDIPATVEKAVRAVADLTPAYLTVHASGGTTMIKAAAAAAPETKITAVTVLTSMGEGDLAEIGLAGPADDAVRRLAALAVGAGARALVCSPREVALVRAEVGAGIDLITPGVRPAGSAADDQTRIATPESALAAGADLLVIGRPITRDSDPGRAAAEIAAALRAAG, encoded by the coding sequence ATGAAGCCCGCGCCCATCGCAGTGGCCCTGGACACCGACGACATCGCCACCGCGGTGCGCTGGACCGGGCAGGTCGCCCCCCACGTCAGCACCGTCAAGGTCGGCCTCGAGCTGTACCTGCGCTACGGCCGCGAGGTCGTCACCCGGGTCCGCGAGGCGGGCGGCGAGCGCCTGTTCCTCGACCTGAAACTGCACGACATCCCCGCGACCGTCGAGAAGGCCGTGCGCGCCGTCGCCGATCTCACCCCCGCCTACCTGACGGTGCACGCGTCGGGCGGCACCACGATGATCAAGGCGGCCGCCGCGGCGGCGCCCGAGACGAAGATCACAGCGGTCACGGTGCTGACCTCGATGGGGGAGGGCGATCTGGCCGAGATCGGCCTCGCCGGCCCGGCCGACGACGCGGTCCGCCGCCTCGCCGCCCTCGCCGTCGGCGCGGGCGCCCGCGCGCTGGTGTGCTCGCCGCGCGAGGTCGCCCTCGTGCGCGCGGAGGTCGGCGCCGGAATCGACCTGATCACGCCCGGAGTGCGTCCCGCGGGCTCCGCCGCCGACGACCAGACGCGCATCGCGACTCCCGAGTCGGCACTCGCCGCGGGGGCCGATCTGCTGGTTATCGGACGCCCAATTACCCGTGATTCGGACCCGGGAAGAGCCGCCGCCGAGATCGCGGCGGCACTGCGCGCCGCGGGTTGA
- the mihF gene encoding integration host factor, actinobacterial type, protein MALPPLTPEQRAAALEKAALARRERAEVKVKLKNQEISLSDVLQQGLADDIVGKMKVSALLESLPGVGKVRAKQIMERHGIAESRRVRGLGANQRASLERELGNK, encoded by the coding sequence GTGGCTCTTCCGCCCCTTACCCCCGAACAGCGTGCCGCGGCCCTGGAAAAGGCCGCATTGGCCCGCAGGGAGCGCGCAGAGGTCAAGGTCAAGCTCAAGAACCAGGAGATCTCCCTCTCCGACGTGCTTCAGCAGGGCCTTGCCGATGACATCGTCGGCAAGATGAAGGTGTCCGCGCTCCTGGAGTCGCTGCCCGGCGTCGGCAAGGTCCGCGCCAAGCAGATCATGGAGCGGCACGGCATCGCCGAGTCCCGCCGCGTGCGGGGCCTGGGCGCCAACCAGCGCGCCTCGCTTGAGCGCGAGCTGGGCAACAAGTAG
- the gmk gene encoding guanylate kinase, with translation METSDSLSRSRVLKRLTVLSGPSGVGKSTVVARLREDHPGVWLSVSVTTRKPRPGETDGVEYHFTDDAGFDRMIADGTLLEWAEFAGNRYGTPREPVEERLARGVPTLLEIDLQGARQVRETMPDARLVFLAPPSWEELVRRLVGRGTESDEVIERRLAAARVELAAEKEFDTTLVNHSVPGVCEELLALMADH, from the coding sequence ATGGAAACCTCCGATTCACTCTCCCGTTCCCGGGTGCTCAAGCGCCTCACGGTCCTGTCCGGGCCGTCCGGCGTCGGCAAGAGCACTGTCGTCGCCCGTCTGCGCGAGGACCACCCCGGCGTCTGGCTGTCGGTGTCCGTGACGACCAGAAAGCCCCGTCCCGGCGAGACCGACGGCGTGGAGTACCACTTCACCGACGACGCCGGATTCGACCGGATGATCGCCGACGGCACCCTGCTGGAATGGGCCGAGTTCGCGGGCAACCGCTACGGCACCCCGCGGGAGCCCGTCGAGGAGCGGCTCGCCCGCGGCGTCCCCACGCTGCTGGAGATCGACCTCCAGGGCGCGCGCCAGGTGCGCGAGACGATGCCCGACGCGCGGCTGGTCTTCCTCGCCCCGCCGTCCTGGGAAGAGCTGGTGCGCCGCCTGGTCGGCCGCGGCACCGAGTCCGACGAGGTGATCGAGCGGCGCCTCGCCGCCGCCCGCGTCGAGCTCGCCGCGGAGAAGGAATTCGACACCACCCTGGTCAATCACTCGGTACCTGGTGTATGCGAGGAGCTGCTAGCCTTGATGGCTGACCACTGA